A window of the Cystobacter fuscus genome harbors these coding sequences:
- a CDS encoding YncE family protein, whose protein sequence is MVARIKAVPLVVSQAALAVTWLLLMAASTAASAAPFTLFESGQVRPLALSPSGRFLYAVNTPDNRLEVFQLKPSGLVPLVSIPVGLEPVAVAARSDEEVWVVNHLSDSVSIVRLDDRNTHGAVVRTLLVGDEPRDIVFAGPGRSRAFITAAHRGQNVPFDPQLTTPGIGRADVWVFDANRTGSSLGGNPLSILTLFGDTPRALAVTPDGSRVYAAVFHSGNRSSVIHESLVPNGGEALGGVPGPNVNFQGLRGPEVSVLVKFDGTNWRDVLNRTWTDKVRFSLPDKDVFVIDATANPPAQLSGPSGYYSGVGTILFNMAVNPVSGKVYVSNTEARNDLRFEGPGTFAGSSLRGHLHESRISVLGSSGVAPRHLNKHINYAACCAALPNAENDKSLAQPLGMAVSSNGTTLYVAAFGSSKLGVYSTAALEADTFVPGPANQIPLSGGGPTGLVLDEARGRMYVLTRFDNAISVVNTATKQEIAHLPMFNPEPPSVVAGRPFLYDARKSSSHGDSSCASCHIFGDFDSLAWDLGNPDAAVANNPNPIVPVLPEFGTDPTFGQDPGFHPLKGPLLTQSLRGMANHGPMHWRGDRTGGNDAPNAQPNSGALDEAAAFKKFNPAFMDLLGRSAQLTPAEMRQFSDFVLQITYPPNPIRNLDNSLTPQQQAGSDFFFNTTSFFHGPCGSCHQLDPTANPQEGAFAGFFGTNGSSSFDAEPLFPKVPHLRNLYQRVGMFGAGFPFGLQPADPFLGDQIRGFGFNSDGAIPTLFRFNSGFDRIPDNPAGIPNTPEGLAAKTNMELYMLAFESNLAPIVGQQVTLTDASPAAALSRLQLLMARAHVGECDLVAKGQLASRPVGFFYLRNGRFKPDHAALPPLSEAALRQLVSITRGALTYTCVPPGSGQRIGIDRNLNGVLDGDEP, encoded by the coding sequence ATGGTGGCTCGCATCAAGGCTGTTCCTCTTGTCGTGTCGCAAGCGGCCCTCGCCGTGACGTGGCTCCTGCTCATGGCGGCGAGCACCGCGGCATCCGCCGCGCCATTCACTCTCTTCGAGAGCGGGCAGGTGCGGCCCCTCGCCTTGTCACCCAGCGGCCGGTTCCTCTACGCCGTCAATACCCCCGACAACCGCCTCGAGGTCTTCCAGCTCAAGCCCTCGGGTCTCGTGCCGCTCGTGTCGATTCCCGTTGGCCTCGAGCCGGTCGCGGTCGCCGCCCGGAGCGATGAAGAGGTATGGGTCGTCAACCATCTGTCCGACAGCGTGAGCATCGTGCGGCTCGACGACAGGAACACCCACGGCGCCGTGGTACGGACCCTGCTCGTCGGTGACGAGCCTCGCGACATCGTCTTCGCCGGACCGGGCAGGAGCCGCGCCTTCATCACCGCCGCACACCGCGGCCAGAACGTGCCCTTCGACCCTCAGTTGACCACGCCGGGCATCGGCCGGGCCGATGTCTGGGTCTTCGATGCCAACAGGACAGGCTCATCTCTCGGGGGCAACCCACTGTCGATCCTCACCCTCTTCGGTGACACGCCCCGCGCGCTCGCGGTGACTCCCGATGGCTCGCGCGTCTACGCCGCCGTCTTCCACTCGGGCAACCGCAGCTCGGTCATTCACGAGAGCCTCGTGCCCAATGGCGGTGAGGCGCTGGGCGGTGTTCCCGGCCCCAACGTCAACTTCCAGGGGCTGCGGGGACCCGAGGTCTCCGTCCTCGTGAAGTTCGACGGCACGAACTGGCGCGACGTGCTCAACCGCACCTGGACCGACAAGGTGCGCTTCTCCCTGCCGGACAAGGACGTGTTCGTCATCGATGCCACCGCCAATCCCCCGGCGCAGCTCTCGGGCCCGTCCGGCTACTACTCCGGCGTGGGCACCATCCTGTTCAACATGGCCGTCAACCCGGTGAGCGGCAAGGTGTACGTGAGCAACACCGAGGCCCGTAATGACTTGCGCTTCGAGGGGCCGGGCACCTTCGCCGGCAGCAGCCTGCGCGGCCACCTGCACGAGAGCCGCATCTCGGTGCTCGGCTCCTCGGGCGTCGCGCCCAGGCACCTCAACAAGCACATCAACTACGCCGCCTGCTGCGCCGCTCTTCCCAACGCCGAGAACGACAAGAGCCTCGCCCAGCCGCTCGGCATGGCGGTGAGCTCCAACGGCACCACCCTGTACGTGGCCGCGTTCGGCTCCTCGAAGCTCGGCGTCTACTCCACCGCCGCGCTCGAGGCCGATACCTTCGTGCCTGGCCCCGCCAACCAGATCCCCTTGAGCGGTGGCGGCCCCACGGGCCTGGTGCTCGATGAGGCCCGCGGGCGCATGTACGTGCTGACGCGCTTCGACAACGCCATCTCCGTCGTCAACACCGCCACGAAGCAGGAAATCGCCCATCTGCCCATGTTCAACCCCGAGCCGCCGAGCGTGGTGGCCGGCCGCCCCTTCCTCTACGACGCCAGGAAGAGCTCCAGTCATGGCGACTCGTCCTGCGCGAGCTGCCACATCTTCGGCGACTTCGACAGCCTCGCCTGGGACCTCGGCAACCCGGATGCCGCCGTGGCGAACAACCCCAACCCCATCGTGCCCGTGCTGCCCGAGTTCGGCACCGACCCCACCTTCGGTCAGGATCCTGGCTTCCATCCGCTCAAGGGCCCCCTGCTCACCCAGAGCCTGCGCGGCATGGCCAACCACGGGCCCATGCACTGGCGTGGCGACCGCACCGGCGGCAACGACGCCCCCAACGCCCAGCCCAACAGCGGTGCGCTCGATGAGGCCGCGGCATTCAAGAAGTTCAACCCCGCCTTCATGGACCTGCTCGGACGCTCCGCCCAGCTCACCCCGGCGGAGATGAGGCAGTTCTCCGACTTCGTCCTCCAGATCACCTACCCGCCCAACCCCATCCGCAACCTGGACAACTCCCTCACCCCCCAGCAGCAGGCAGGAAGCGACTTCTTCTTCAACACCACGAGCTTCTTCCATGGCCCGTGCGGCAGCTGCCACCAGCTCGACCCCACCGCCAACCCCCAGGAAGGCGCCTTCGCCGGCTTCTTCGGCACCAACGGCAGCTCGTCCTTCGACGCCGAGCCGCTCTTCCCCAAGGTGCCCCACCTGCGCAACCTCTACCAGCGCGTCGGCATGTTCGGCGCCGGCTTCCCCTTCGGTCTCCAGCCCGCAGATCCCTTCCTCGGAGATCAGATCCGCGGCTTCGGCTTCAACAGCGATGGAGCCATCCCCACCCTGTTCCGCTTCAACAGTGGCTTCGACCGCATCCCCGACAACCCCGCTGGCATCCCCAACACGCCCGAGGGGCTCGCCGCCAAGACGAACATGGAGCTGTACATGCTCGCCTTCGAGAGCAACCTCGCTCCCATCGTCGGCCAGCAGGTGACCCTCACGGACGCATCCCCGGCCGCGGCGCTCTCCCGCCTCCAATTGCTGATGGCCCGTGCCCATGTGGGGGAGTGCGATCTGGTCGCCAAGGGACAACTGGCCTCCAGACCCGTGGGCTTCTTCTACCTGCGCAACGGCAGGTTCAAGCCCGACCACGCGGCCCTGCCCCCGCTCTCCGAAGCAGCCCTCCGCCAGCTCGTCTCCATCACCCGTGGCGCCCTCACCTATACCTGTGTCCCTCCCGGCTCCGGGCAGCGCATCGGGATTGACCGGAACCTCAATGGGGTTCTCGACGGCGATGAGCCCTAA
- a CDS encoding PAS domain-containing protein: MPVDERQRLEALTRSGLLDTAPEPDFDDIVRLAAESCGTPIALISLLDRDRQWFKANVGLQGVEETDRNISFCTHAIEGESLFLVEDARADVRFATNPLVQGFPFIRFYAGAPIQTEDGYSLGTLCVIDSRPRTLSDSQRHILLGLKRQVELLLRLRAQMQKMREHNEELERTQEKMRQLNATLEAEMRERQRFETRLREKQALLRSILTHIPYSVFWKDRDSTYLGANPQFARDMGVASSEELVGKTDFELSLPRELAEKYRQDDAAVMESGVPRLSFEEPLRLLGAAEGSWVLTSKVPLKNEDGSVRGMVGIYADISERRRQEAALREAKSLLERYAASLEAQVHEAHERNNYLMEHSGEAVFMLHEDGRVLHVNPVAERLLGISEERLRGTVLESLCLENERETLRQALRDLLACGTVRLENQGLRSATGERVVLSITASLQVTGTHRRMLLVCRDVTEKWRLEQQFIQNERLASMGALAAGIAHEINNPTAYVLSNLTYLQECRDELEATLSSMPGLPPRVGETLAEVRDILSESLTGGRRIRDIVRDMRFFSHTAGEEVAPVDLHACLDVVLRMAHAELKHTARVEKHYASVLPLVPASEGRLSQVFLNLVINAAHAMRSGTPAHNLLRVSTGVEGGWVRIDIADTGTGIPPEVLPHIFEPFFTTKPAGAGTGLGLSISQSIIQKMGGEIRVRSELGRGTTFVLLLPMNGRGTSEPAHD; this comes from the coding sequence ATGCCGGTGGACGAGCGCCAACGCCTCGAAGCCCTGACCCGCTCGGGGCTTCTCGATACTGCTCCCGAGCCCGATTTCGACGACATCGTGCGGCTCGCCGCCGAGTCGTGTGGAACGCCCATTGCCCTCATCAGCCTGTTGGACCGGGATCGGCAGTGGTTCAAGGCGAACGTGGGTCTGCAAGGGGTGGAAGAGACGGATCGGAACATCTCCTTCTGCACCCATGCCATCGAGGGGGAGAGTCTCTTTCTCGTCGAGGACGCGCGGGCGGATGTGCGCTTCGCCACCAACCCGCTCGTCCAGGGGTTTCCCTTCATCCGCTTCTATGCGGGCGCCCCCATCCAGACGGAGGATGGCTACAGCCTGGGCACCCTGTGCGTCATTGATTCGCGGCCCCGGACGCTCAGTGACTCCCAGCGTCACATCCTGCTCGGGCTCAAGCGGCAGGTGGAGCTGTTGCTGCGCCTGCGCGCCCAGATGCAGAAGATGAGGGAGCACAACGAGGAGCTGGAGCGCACCCAGGAGAAGATGCGCCAGCTCAACGCGACGCTCGAGGCGGAGATGCGCGAGCGCCAGCGCTTCGAGACCCGGCTGCGCGAGAAGCAGGCCCTGCTGCGCAGCATCCTCACCCACATTCCGTACTCGGTGTTCTGGAAGGACCGCGACAGCACCTACCTGGGCGCCAACCCGCAGTTCGCGCGGGACATGGGCGTGGCGTCTTCCGAGGAGCTCGTCGGGAAGACGGACTTCGAGCTGTCCCTGCCGCGCGAGCTGGCCGAGAAGTACCGCCAGGATGACGCCGCGGTGATGGAGTCCGGCGTGCCCAGGCTGTCCTTCGAGGAGCCCCTGCGGCTGCTCGGCGCGGCGGAGGGTTCCTGGGTGCTCACCAGCAAGGTGCCACTCAAGAACGAGGATGGCTCCGTGCGGGGCATGGTGGGCATCTACGCGGACATCAGCGAGCGCCGACGTCAGGAGGCGGCGCTGCGGGAGGCCAAGTCGCTGCTGGAGCGCTACGCCGCGAGCCTGGAAGCCCAGGTGCACGAGGCGCACGAGCGCAACAACTACCTGATGGAGCACTCGGGCGAGGCCGTCTTCATGCTGCATGAGGACGGGCGCGTGCTGCACGTCAACCCCGTGGCGGAGCGGCTGTTGGGCATCTCCGAGGAGCGGCTGCGGGGCACGGTGCTCGAATCGCTGTGTCTGGAGAACGAGCGCGAGACCCTGCGGCAGGCCCTGAGGGATCTGCTCGCCTGCGGCACGGTGCGCCTGGAGAACCAGGGGCTGCGCTCGGCCACGGGCGAGCGCGTGGTCCTGAGCATCACCGCCTCGCTCCAGGTGACGGGAACGCACCGGCGGATGCTCCTCGTGTGCCGGGACGTCACCGAGAAATGGCGGCTGGAGCAGCAGTTCATCCAGAACGAGCGGCTCGCGTCCATGGGCGCGCTGGCGGCGGGCATCGCCCATGAGATCAACAACCCGACGGCCTACGTGCTCTCCAACCTCACCTATCTCCAGGAGTGCCGTGACGAGCTGGAGGCGACCCTGTCGTCGATGCCGGGGCTGCCGCCGCGCGTGGGGGAGACACTCGCGGAGGTGAGGGACATCCTCTCCGAGTCGCTGACCGGAGGTCGGCGCATCCGGGACATCGTGCGCGACATGCGCTTCTTCTCCCATACGGCGGGAGAGGAGGTGGCGCCCGTGGACCTGCATGCGTGCCTGGACGTCGTGTTGCGCATGGCCCACGCCGAGTTGAAGCACACGGCGCGGGTGGAGAAGCACTACGCGAGCGTGCTGCCGCTCGTCCCCGCCAGCGAGGGCCGGCTGAGCCAGGTCTTCCTCAACCTGGTCATCAACGCCGCGCACGCCATGCGCTCCGGGACGCCAGCGCACAACCTCCTCCGGGTGAGCACCGGGGTGGAGGGCGGTTGGGTGCGCATCGATATCGCCGACACCGGTACGGGCATCCCCCCCGAGGTGCTGCCCCACATCTTCGAGCCCTTCTTCACCACCAAGCCCGCGGGCGCGGGCACGGGGCTCGGACTGTCCATCAGCCAGTCCATCATCCAGAAGATGGGGGGGGAGATCCGGGTGCGCAGCGAGCTGGGCCGGGGCACCACCTTCGTCCTGCTCCTGCCGATGAATGGCCGGGGGACGAGCGAGCCCGCGCACGACTGA
- a CDS encoding MaoC family dehydratase, whose translation MSDKTIIEGLEALRAAVGRKLGHSEWKTLTDADIARFAEATGDFQWIHLDRERCARESPFGVPVAHGYYTVSRIAGLFFEVLEVRGFSLVLNYGLNKVRFPAPLKSGARYRLALELKELKDLPKGVEALMIATIEIEGESKPACVAEGLYRYMLA comes from the coding sequence ATGTCGGACAAGACCATCATCGAAGGACTCGAGGCACTGCGAGCGGCGGTGGGGCGCAAGCTCGGCCACTCCGAGTGGAAGACGCTCACGGACGCGGACATCGCGCGCTTCGCCGAGGCCACGGGCGACTTCCAGTGGATCCACCTGGACCGCGAGCGCTGCGCGCGCGAGTCGCCCTTCGGCGTGCCCGTGGCCCATGGCTACTACACCGTCTCGCGCATCGCTGGCCTGTTCTTCGAGGTGCTCGAGGTCCGTGGCTTCTCGCTCGTGCTCAACTACGGCCTCAACAAGGTGCGCTTCCCCGCCCCCCTCAAGTCCGGCGCCCGCTACCGGCTGGCGCTCGAATTGAAGGAGCTCAAGGACCTGCCCAAGGGGGTCGAGGCCCTCATGATCGCCACCATCGAGATCGAGGGCGAGTCCAAGCCGGCCTGCGTCGCCGAGGGGCTCTACCGCTACATGCTCGCGTGA
- a CDS encoding sensor histidine kinase: MPPPPSAPPPSSLARSTLIHMGVRIAIIIALTTVFSYLHIFNALRTESLVQLERGVLERVQREQSIFVLAQDNHALLKQVFEERVRYWRQQDPRAPFDRLFVQLPDGSTRNRLEGFDGTRMPCLFIPQGLNVDAQLQRSLLAAHDVLSQYGPAFHVRFTDTYISFPGGAVVLYWPAQPTWCQDATPSFNVTEFDFYALSTPEKDRLRQTVWTGIIADPVAHTWTVSASTPVDMDGQHTATLTHDILIEQLLERTINEHLPSAYNMLLRDNGELLAHPAMKMNTGASGTSLAEFNPAPFQEHVNSILEAIRHSPEQTIKSLPKSHEYAATARLKGPGWIFVTILPEQAVSSTAMGVARYILAFGVLSLLLELGIMYWVLKQQISRPLLAFTQATDRLAGGDFQVGLDLSRDDELGRLAHAFQHMASELQRREEALRQANEGLEHRVESRTRELQSVHRQLVDTARQVGRAEVATNVLHNVGNVLNSVHTSALMARERLAGLKLESVERVAGLFAAHQEDLATFLTQDERGRGVLPFLSRLGKHMQEERQEIHTLLDDVNRYTEHIGAIVKLQQQYARTPQHLYESVDLAELVEDALRINHAALGRHSVRVERQFEALPPVMTEKHKVLMILVNLISNAKYAMESVPEEERCVTLRLQRPSAERIQLSVQDNGVGIPPEMLTRIFQHGFTTREGGHGFGLHSSALAAQEMGGSLLARSAGPGQGATFTLDLPIQPQTGRQDTPPKNSDA, from the coding sequence ATGCCCCCGCCGCCCTCTGCTCCCCCGCCCTCCTCCCTGGCCCGCTCGACGCTCATCCACATGGGCGTGCGCATCGCGATCATCATCGCGCTGACCACCGTCTTCAGCTACCTCCACATCTTCAATGCCCTGCGCACCGAATCGCTCGTCCAATTGGAGCGCGGCGTCCTCGAGCGCGTGCAGCGCGAGCAGAGCATCTTCGTGCTCGCCCAGGACAACCACGCCCTGCTCAAGCAGGTCTTCGAGGAGCGGGTCCGCTACTGGCGCCAGCAGGATCCCCGCGCTCCGTTCGACCGGCTGTTCGTCCAGTTGCCCGACGGCTCGACCCGCAACCGGCTCGAGGGCTTCGATGGCACCCGGATGCCCTGTCTCTTCATCCCCCAGGGATTGAACGTCGACGCGCAGTTGCAGCGCTCGCTCCTGGCCGCCCACGACGTGCTCTCGCAGTACGGTCCCGCCTTCCACGTGCGCTTCACGGACACGTACATCTCGTTTCCCGGCGGCGCGGTGGTGCTCTACTGGCCCGCCCAACCCACCTGGTGCCAGGACGCCACGCCCTCGTTCAACGTCACCGAGTTCGATTTCTACGCCCTCAGCACGCCCGAGAAGGATCGACTCCGCCAGACCGTCTGGACCGGCATCATCGCGGACCCCGTCGCCCACACGTGGACCGTCTCCGCCTCCACGCCCGTCGACATGGACGGCCAGCACACCGCGACCCTCACCCACGACATCCTCATCGAACAGTTGCTCGAGCGCACCATCAACGAGCATCTGCCGAGCGCCTACAACATGCTCCTGCGCGACAATGGGGAGCTGCTCGCCCACCCCGCGATGAAGATGAACACCGGCGCGTCGGGCACCTCGCTCGCCGAGTTCAACCCCGCTCCGTTCCAGGAGCACGTGAACTCCATCCTGGAGGCCATCCGACACTCGCCCGAACAAACCATCAAGAGCCTGCCCAAATCCCATGAGTACGCCGCCACGGCCCGGCTCAAGGGGCCCGGGTGGATCTTCGTGACGATCCTGCCCGAGCAGGCCGTCTCCTCGACCGCCATGGGCGTGGCGCGCTACATCCTGGCGTTCGGCGTGCTGTCGCTGCTGCTGGAGCTCGGCATCATGTACTGGGTGCTCAAGCAGCAGATCTCCCGCCCCTTGTTGGCCTTCACCCAGGCCACCGACCGGCTGGCGGGCGGTGACTTCCAGGTCGGGTTGGATCTCTCCCGCGACGACGAGCTGGGACGGCTCGCCCACGCGTTCCAGCACATGGCCAGTGAGCTGCAGCGGCGGGAGGAGGCCTTGCGGCAGGCCAACGAGGGGCTGGAACATCGCGTGGAGTCGCGCACCCGGGAGCTGCAGTCGGTCCACCGGCAACTGGTCGACACCGCGCGGCAGGTGGGCCGGGCCGAGGTCGCCACCAACGTCCTGCACAACGTGGGCAACGTGCTCAACAGCGTGCACACCTCGGCGCTGATGGCCCGTGAGCGGCTCGCGGGACTCAAGCTCGAGAGCGTGGAGCGCGTGGCGGGCCTGTTCGCGGCGCATCAGGAAGACCTCGCGACCTTCCTCACCCAGGACGAGCGCGGCCGCGGCGTGCTGCCCTTCCTCAGCCGGCTGGGCAAGCACATGCAGGAGGAGCGCCAGGAAATCCATACCCTGCTCGACGACGTCAACCGGTACACCGAGCACATCGGCGCCATCGTCAAGTTGCAGCAGCAGTACGCCCGGACTCCCCAGCACCTCTACGAGTCGGTCGACCTGGCGGAGTTGGTGGAGGATGCCCTGCGCATCAACCATGCCGCGCTCGGCCGCCATTCCGTCCGGGTGGAACGCCAGTTCGAAGCGCTCCCCCCGGTGATGACCGAGAAGCACAAGGTGTTGATGATCCTCGTCAACCTCATCAGCAACGCCAAGTACGCCATGGAGTCCGTACCCGAGGAGGAGCGGTGTGTGACCTTACGCCTGCAACGCCCCAGCGCCGAGCGGATCCAGCTCTCCGTGCAGGACAATGGGGTGGGAATCCCTCCCGAGATGCTCACGCGCATCTTCCAACATGGCTTCACCACCCGCGAGGGCGGACACGGCTTCGGCCTGCACTCCAGTGCCCTGGCGGCGCAGGAGATGGGCGGTTCGCTGCTCGCTCGCAGCGCCGGACCCGGTCAGGGCGCCACGTTCACCCTCGATCTGCCCATTCAGCCACAAACCGGACGCCAGGACACTCCTCCGAAAAATAGCGACGCCTGA
- a CDS encoding DMT family transporter, whose amino-acid sequence MSARNVVLLFFTAVCFAGGGIFMKLSEGVSRPVPTLAFLGLFVLGAVLQAFALRQADLGVVYVAVLGLEAALTLVFSVALFHESLSPRRLLAVLLILCGVALLRGD is encoded by the coding sequence GTGTCCGCCAGGAACGTGGTGTTGCTGTTCTTCACGGCCGTCTGCTTCGCGGGGGGCGGCATCTTCATGAAGCTCTCGGAGGGGGTTTCCCGCCCCGTGCCGACGCTGGCCTTCCTGGGGCTCTTCGTGCTGGGGGCGGTGCTCCAGGCGTTCGCGCTGCGCCAGGCGGACCTGGGCGTCGTGTACGTGGCGGTGCTCGGACTGGAGGCGGCCTTGACGCTCGTCTTCAGCGTGGCGCTCTTCCACGAGAGCCTGTCACCCAGGCGGTTGCTGGCCGTGCTGCTCATCCTCTGCGGCGTGGCGTTGCTGCGCGGTGACTAG
- a CDS encoding aminotransferase class I/II-fold pyridoxal phosphate-dependent enzyme, with translation MSEHESLRLRQLSASVFSTMDEARQRKLATGADVLNLSIGSPDLPPAPHVIEALARAVREPGHYGYPLKDLPAFREAVAFAYQRRFGVTLDPGTEVLGLTGSQEGLAHITQAFTDPGDLVLVPDPGYPIYTAGPVLAGARLHPVPLKAGHGHLPDLEALPEDVKRRARLLLLNYPSNPLAAIVQPGFFEKVVAFARRYGTVVLHDAAYSELAFDGYRPPSFLETPGAREVGLEFNSLSKTYNLAGARIAYAVGNARLLGLLAQVKAHLDYGLFRPIQLAAVAALTGPQESVVELSATYQRRRDVLVDGLVRVGWDVPKPRATMFCWAPIPRGFESSLAFSMALLERTGVTVVPGSGFGAMGEGYVRLALVQSEERLAEAVERVARSGLLAHASM, from the coding sequence ATGTCCGAGCACGAATCCCTGCGTCTGCGCCAGCTCTCCGCTTCCGTCTTCTCCACCATGGACGAGGCGCGCCAGCGCAAGCTCGCCACTGGCGCCGACGTCCTCAACCTGTCCATCGGCAGTCCGGATCTGCCTCCCGCTCCCCATGTCATCGAGGCCCTCGCGCGGGCGGTGCGGGAGCCGGGCCACTACGGCTACCCGCTCAAGGATCTACCGGCCTTCCGGGAGGCGGTGGCGTTCGCCTATCAGCGCCGCTTCGGCGTGACGTTGGATCCTGGCACCGAGGTGCTGGGGTTGACCGGCTCGCAGGAGGGCCTGGCCCACATCACCCAGGCGTTCACGGATCCCGGAGATCTCGTGCTGGTGCCGGATCCGGGCTACCCCATCTACACGGCGGGGCCCGTGCTGGCGGGGGCGCGGCTGCATCCGGTGCCCTTGAAGGCCGGGCATGGCCACCTGCCGGACCTCGAGGCGCTGCCGGAGGACGTCAAGCGGCGTGCCCGGCTGTTGCTGCTCAACTACCCGAGCAACCCGCTCGCGGCCATCGTCCAGCCGGGGTTCTTCGAGAAGGTGGTGGCCTTCGCGCGCCGCTACGGCACGGTGGTGCTGCATGACGCGGCCTACAGCGAGCTGGCATTCGACGGGTACCGGCCGCCGAGCTTCCTGGAGACGCCGGGCGCGCGGGAGGTGGGCCTGGAGTTCAACTCCCTGTCCAAGACGTACAACCTGGCGGGAGCGCGCATCGCGTACGCGGTGGGCAACGCGCGGCTGCTCGGTCTGCTCGCGCAGGTGAAGGCCCACCTGGACTATGGGCTGTTCCGTCCCATCCAACTGGCCGCGGTGGCCGCCCTGACGGGGCCCCAGGAGAGCGTGGTCGAGCTGTCGGCCACCTACCAGCGGCGCCGGGACGTGCTGGTGGACGGGCTCGTGCGCGTGGGCTGGGACGTGCCCAAGCCCCGAGCCACCATGTTCTGCTGGGCACCCATCCCCCGGGGATTCGAGTCCAGTCTCGCCTTCTCCATGGCCCTGCTGGAGCGGACGGGGGTCACCGTGGTGCCCGGCAGTGGCTTTGGCGCGATGGGCGAGGGGTATGTGCGGCTCGCGCTCGTGCAGAGTGAGGAGCGCCTGGCGGAGGCCGTCGAGCGGGTGGCGCGCTCGGGCCTGCTGGCTCACGCGAGCATGTAG
- a CDS encoding energy-coupling factor transporter transmembrane component T family protein yields the protein MSLGLYVHRASPVHSTPAGAKMLGLLGAAITLLLFSSPPVLAAALATTLGLYALARLGPRELAFLLPLSAWVLLPLFVLQGVLSGWDTATRAVLRLAVLVLLAMLVSLTTRASDQLDTLQRALRPLARFGVSPARLGLLLALTLRFIPLVATWVHEVREAQRARGLEHHPLAVLVPLLVKTLRTADALAEAIDARGFDAEDPS from the coding sequence GTGAGCCTCGGCCTCTACGTCCACCGCGCCTCCCCCGTGCATTCCACCCCCGCGGGCGCCAAGATGCTCGGCCTGCTCGGGGCGGCCATCACCTTGTTGCTCTTCTCCTCTCCGCCCGTGCTCGCGGCGGCGCTCGCCACCACGCTCGGCCTCTACGCGCTCGCGCGCCTGGGCCCGCGCGAACTCGCCTTCCTCCTCCCCCTGTCCGCCTGGGTGCTCCTGCCGCTCTTCGTATTGCAGGGAGTGCTGTCCGGCTGGGACACCGCCACCCGGGCCGTGCTGCGACTCGCGGTGCTGGTGCTGCTCGCGATGCTCGTCTCCCTCACGACGCGCGCCTCGGATCAGCTCGACACGCTCCAGCGAGCCCTGCGTCCCCTGGCCCGCTTCGGGGTGAGTCCCGCGCGCCTGGGCCTGCTGCTCGCCCTCACCCTGCGCTTCATCCCCCTGGTGGCCACCTGGGTACACGAGGTGCGCGAGGCCCAGCGCGCTCGCGGCCTGGAGCACCACCCCCTCGCCGTGCTCGTCCCCCTGCTCGTCAAGACCCTGCGCACCGCCGACGCGCTCGCCGAGGCCATCGACGCGCGCGGCTTCGACGCCGAGGATCCTTCGTGA
- a CDS encoding energy-coupling factor ABC transporter ATP-binding protein yields the protein MRPSVAAMIQLHAVHHHFGERPVLRGLDLTLSERRIGVVGGNGSGKSTFARLLNGLLVPERGRVLVDGLDTRTHARAVRRQVGFVFQNPDHQIVLPTVEEDLAFGLKNLKLSPADIAERVTTALRRYDLEALRHHPAHLLSGGQKQLLALSGVLVMAPRYIVFDEPTTLLDLRNRRRFAQAIHELPQTTIVVSHDLELLRDFERVLVFDEGRVVHDDVPATALDAYVRSMA from the coding sequence GTGCGGCCTTCCGTCGCCGCGATGATCCAGCTTCACGCCGTCCACCACCACTTCGGCGAGCGCCCCGTGCTCCGGGGCCTCGACCTCACCCTCTCCGAGCGCCGCATCGGCGTGGTGGGCGGCAACGGCTCCGGCAAGAGCACCTTCGCGCGGCTGCTCAATGGCCTGCTGGTGCCCGAGCGCGGCCGCGTGCTCGTGGATGGGCTCGACACCCGCACGCACGCACGTGCCGTGCGCCGCCAGGTGGGCTTCGTCTTCCAGAATCCGGACCATCAGATCGTCCTGCCCACCGTCGAGGAGGATCTCGCCTTCGGGCTGAAGAACCTGAAGCTGTCCCCCGCCGACATCGCCGAGCGGGTCACCACCGCCCTGCGCCGCTACGACCTGGAGGCGCTGCGCCACCATCCGGCCCACCTGCTCAGTGGCGGCCAGAAGCAGTTGCTCGCCCTGTCCGGCGTGCTCGTCATGGCGCCGCGCTACATCGTCTTCGACGAGCCCACCACGCTGCTGGACCTGCGCAACCGGCGCCGCTTCGCCCAGGCCATCCACGAGCTGCCCCAGACGACCATCGTCGTCTCCCATGATCTGGAGCTGCTGCGCGACTTCGAGCGCGTGCTCGTCTTCGACGAGGGCCGAGTCGTCCACGACGACGTGCCCGCCACCGCCCTCGACGCCTACGTGCGGAGCATGGCGTGA